The bacterium genome contains a region encoding:
- a CDS encoding PilZ domain-containing protein yields MEERRRAPRLKVKLSIALRLPGGEAAVLGETLDLSRNGAYFTSEYFMAEGTRLPVMLELPADAAHPSAAIQPDGIVVRCQPEAEDPAVRSYEVAVFFMDLAKDEQLLLDGFLERRLGRATAR; encoded by the coding sequence GTGGAAGAGCGTCGCCGCGCACCCCGCTTGAAGGTGAAGCTGAGCATCGCCCTGCGCTTGCCCGGTGGCGAAGCCGCCGTTCTCGGCGAGACGCTGGACCTCAGCCGCAACGGCGCCTACTTCACTAGCGAGTACTTCATGGCCGAGGGGACGCGGCTGCCGGTCATGCTCGAACTGCCGGCCGATGCGGCGCATCCCAGCGCCGCCATCCAGCCCGACGGGATCGTCGTGCGCTGCCAGCCCGAGGCCGAGGATCCCGCCGTGCGCAGCTACGAGGTTGCCGTCTTCTTCATGGACCTCGCCAAGGACGAGCAGCTCCTGCTCGATGGCTTCCTCGAGCGCCGTCTCGGGCGAGCCACTGCCCGCTAG